ataaaataatactaCATCTATATTTCaaggataaaaaaataaacgtaagaaaaaaacaaaaaaaaagaataaaagaaaaaacaaagctaaaaaaacatacatataatatgcacTATATACAAATGAGGAGTTTCTTCTTCTCAATGTTTATTCCTATGCTTTAACATAATTATACATTCATCAtatcataataaattatattattaaaggGGAAAAAAactacaaataaaattgtagaaaataattaatcaCTCTcctatattttcttcttttttttactcctcattttatatacataaatttcCCTCTTCGCAGCTGTGCTCACATTTTCAagttaataaatttgaatgCGACTCATTtgcataatttaaaaagttcatactctttaaataataagataagccatattatttacttcaaagcaatatttataaacacATCTAGATATAATGAGTACCCTTCAAGAGTGcaagaaaagaaaatctAATGCCTTAGACGAAGCTTGCTTAGAATTGAGTGAAGGCCCAAACaatgaagaaataataaaagaagaagTTGAAGATGTTGAAACTCAATTTTCAAACTGGAAAACAAACAGTggattattatatgattttGTTTGTAGAAAGGAATTAGAATGGCCATCTTTATCAATGGATTTTGGTGATTATAGTGAAGAAAACATCAAAGATAATGTTTTAAATCAAATAGTATGTGTTGGAACCCATACATCTAATAATGAACccaattatttatatgtatgtgaTGTTCTATTCCCATTTGAACGATTGTCACAAGATAAATGtgtttacaaaataaatgaaagcTATGAAGGTTTTGATTTTTGCccagaaaaaaataaaattacaattaaatcaaaaatatatcatgaAGGAGAAGTAAATAGAATCCGATTCTTACCTTTagataaaaaacatattgtTGTTACTAAAGCAATTGATGGAAATCtacatttatttgatataaataaacatagTATTGATGATGCCACAAATGCTGATGCCCGAAAAATGAAACCAgaaatatcatttattgGAAATAATTCAGATGGTTTTGGACTTGAATTTAATACtctgaaaaaatatgcattaaCTTGTGGTAATGATGGAACCATAAATGTATATGACTATAATGATTTAAGTGCAAAAACATTGAGCCCATTTTATTctgtaaaatataaatcagCAATTAATGATGTTTCTCCAACAAATGATCCAAATCTAATATTAGCATGTGCAGATGATGGCtatattttaatgtatGATCTTAGAACTAAAGCAACAGAACCCGCTCAACAAGTTTTAGGCCAACAAGTTCCTGTCAATGCTATCTCTTTAAACACTTTTACTGGCCATTTTGCATCTGGAAGTGATaatggaaaaattaaagtatgggatattaaaaagtttaatGAACCTGCACATATCATTCATGCACACAAAGAAGCTATTATCAGATTAAACTTTTCACCAAATGATTCTTCTATACTTGCATCTGCAAGTAATAATCGTTTTATTAACGTTTATGATCTAAATAAAATCGGTGAAGAGTTAGATGCAATCGATTTATCTGATGGACCATCGGAACTTATCTTTTCTCATGGTGGTCATACACAACCTATAACAGATTTTAATTGGAATCAccacaaaaaattaaaaatgttcatAGGTTCAACAGCTGAAGATAACACTTTACAATTCTGGCAATTAAAAACTGAATTACTTGATGAAGAAAACACTGTTTCTACATCTAATACAGATGTAGAATAAACAAATACCTATACATCTGTGTATGCGTGagagaaagaaaaaatgatcCCGTTCGAATATATTgtcgttttttttatcacctATTGAATCACACATCATTTTACTGCATCTTCAATACTTATGATATGTCTATTACtcgttattttattttactttattttattttgctttttttttctttctttacattttttattgcatCTCACGCTGTACACACATAAAAGATGCATTATGAacccatttttataaaccaCCTTCTAATATTATCGCATTAAACTTGActatttagaaaaaaatacaattataaatttattctCTTACCATTGGTACTTATCAAATAACTCAATggtttatttatatgcttCATGAgttacattttttcaaagataaat
This genomic stretch from Plasmodium vinckei vinckei genome assembly, chromosome: PVVCY_02 harbors:
- a CDS encoding chromatin assembly factor 1 protein WD40 domain, putative; its protein translation is MSTLQECKKRKSNALDEACLELSEGPNNEEIIKEEVEDVETQFSNWKTNSGLLYDFVCRKELEWPSLSMDFGDYSEENIKDNVLNQIVCVGTHTSNNEPNYLYVCDVLFPFERLSQDKCVYKINESYEGFDFCPEKNKITIKSKIYHEGEVNRIRFLPLDKKHIVVTKAIDGNLHLFDINKHSIDDATNADARKMKPEISFIGNNSDGFGLEFNTLKKYALTCGNDGTINVYDYNDLSAKTLSPFYSVKYKSAINDVSPTNDPNLILACADDGYILMYDLRTKATEPAQQVLGQQVPVNAISLNTFTGHFASGSDNGKIKVWDIKKFNEPAHIIHAHKEAIIRLNFSPNDSSILASASNNRFINVYDLNKIGEELDAIDLSDGPSELIFSHGGHTQPITDFNWNHHKKLKMFIGSTAEDNTLQFWQLKTELLDEENTVSTSNTDVE